In Metarhizium brunneum chromosome 3, complete sequence, a genomic segment contains:
- the ccg-8 gene encoding Clock-controlled protein 8 has translation MQFSPPPDVDTLSTKLPPLNNHDTDKILPSLSSVTGVHGFRGDPILDHQNFRSQSPHWPPLSGPLAYRQPPNFSTRRADSPATMDLDGSNSVTSAPSPDRHSSNNSLNLDDPDVRLAAEALGDLRADFVSSPPDTASLAPMSPTINSHHRTSSSQSRSPQPEPLLSLLTTSHPLVASTIGGASFAYGGAKNFSPRFKSGAEYVEGYLTPLAKTVNSVGRVTGVEGGVRWFLGNRRQPNSADSDANGNSKKRRKVGQESDGANKKSRDMTSGDTDMSPSTPKSERRLSSASTVDTLPAYDEMRSPAYTEIEAGSQQAPRSTPSNASWPSRLIMSTSGLSVAMSAESLRSLKYCLKWLRWTNDHMSQVIGNLKTTLEEYEKTAQRQIENSESGKSQSSADAPDNADGQSNGQTPEQARTELTNKINTLKVDVLKTLQETINTVSKYAGGALPENARILVRRHLTSLPQRFRLASMSDTSSEGGEKDSDSAVREGAQKVLVLAKEGLEMVTQITGVLDGTIVSAEQWCERMGKRRRPTNDGDQLESPQFEPPATVIEANGDVKMAP, from the exons ATGCAGTTCTCGCCCCCTCCCGACGTCGATACCCTCTCGACAAAGCTTCCTCCGTTGAATAATCATGATACCGACAAGATTCTCCCATCGCTCAGCAGTGTGACTGGCGTCCATGGCTTCAGGGGCGATCCCATCCTCGACCACCAAAACTTCCGTTCGCAATCACCACACTGGCCTCCGTTGAGCGGCCCTTTAGCCTACCGCCAACCACCCAATTTTTCCACTCGCCGGGCGGACAGTCCAGCTACCATGGACCTCGATGGCAGCAATAGCGTAACCagcgcgccgtcgccggaTCGTCACAGTTCCAATAACAGTTTGAATTTGGACGACCCAGACGTTCGATTAGCGGCAGAAGCGCTTGGCGACCTCCGAGCAG ATTTCGTTTCGTCGCCGCCAGATACGGCTAGCCTGGCCCCAATGAGCCCAACCATTAATAGCCACCATCGAACATCATCCTCCCAATCCAGATCACCTCAGCCCGAACCATTATTATCCCTTCTGACGACTTCCCATCCACTCGTGGCTAGTACAATCGGAGGGGCTAGTTTTGCATACGGCGGGGCCAAGAATTTCTCCCCGCGGTTCAAGTCCGGTGCTGAATACGTCGAAGGTTACCTAACGCCGCTTGCCAAAACTGTGAACTCGGTTGGCCGAGTCACAGGTGTTGAAGGTGGTGTGCGTTGGTTCCTGGGAAACAGACGCCAGCCCAACTCAGCTGATTccgatgccaatggcaattCCAAGAAGCGGCGAAAGGTTGGTCAAGAGAGCGATGGTGCCAACAAGAAGAGCAGGGATATGACAAGTGGCGATACCGACATGTCTCCGTCTACACCGAAAAGTGAAAGAAGATTGTCGTCGGCTAGCACCGTAGATACCCTGCCCGCCTATGACGAGATGAGGTCGCCGGCCTACACCGAGATTGAGGCTGGATCACAACAAGCGCCGCGGTCCACCCCCTCCAATGCCTCGTGGCCATCTCGCCTCATCATGTCGACTTCAGGATTGAGCGTCGCCATGAGCGCTGAGAGTTTACGGAGCCTGAAGTACTGCCTCAAGTGGCTTCGTTGGACAAATGACCACATGAGCCAGGTGATTGGCAACTTGAAGACTACACTGGAGGAATACGAGAAGACTGCCCAGCGGCAAATCGAAAACTCGGAATCCGGCAAATCGCAAAGCTCCGCCGACGCGCCTGACAATGCCGACGGTCAATCCAACGGACAAACCCCAGAACAAGCCCGCACCGAGCTGACTAACAAGATCAATACACTCAAGGTTGATGTTCTGAAGACTCTTCAGGAAACCATCAATACCGTGTCCAAATatgccggcggcgccttgCCCGAGAACGCTCGCATCCTTGTGCGCCGGCATCTAACGAGCTTGCCCCAACGCTTTCGATTAGCCAGCATGTCAGACACGTCCTCGGAAGGCGGCGAGAAGGATAGCGACTCGGCGGTGCGTGAAGGTGCTCAAAAGGTTTTGGTCTTGGCAAAGGAAGGTCTGGAGATGGTGACGCAGATCACTGGCGTCTTGGACGGCACCATTGTCAGTGCTGAACAATGGTGTGAGCGCATGGGGAAACGGCGACGGCCTACGAACGATGGCGATCAGCTTGAGTCCCCTCAATTTGAGCCGCCCGCCACCGTTATTGAGGCTAATGGCGATGTGAAAATGGCTCCTTAA